From the Candidatus Bathyarchaeota archaeon A05DMB-5 genome, one window contains:
- a CDS encoding amidohydrolase, translating to MNILIQNGTILTMKNRKIIREGAIAIEEQTIADMGKTHELKRKYGRGYEKIDVKGKVVIPGLVNTHQHAAMSLLRGYADDLPLQEWLEKWIWPIEKHMTPHDIYVGALLTAIESIMGGTTTVNTMYHYTPEENEAKAFADAGLRGIVGHVCFSWRKNEDKKALEDLAKNWHNKANGTIRVSVDPHAPYTVDPEYMKELKKIRETLNERYGSRGAPVIWHIHVAETEDEKEKIRRTFNVNVKNGIMKYLDSLGVLDEHVIAAHCVALTDSDMRVISSKNVKVSHNPISNLKLASGISPVPKMLEKNITVSLGTDSPCSNNTADMFEVMKTTALLHKGVNKNPTVMPAGKVLEMATIEGAKALSWETEIGSIETGKKADLAIVNMDSPRLYPIYNEASHLVYAAKASDVETVIINGKIVMENRKLLTLNVEKVIEKVKKAKNKLLERLNANVK from the coding sequence ATGAACATTCTCATACAAAACGGAACAATACTCACAATGAAAAACCGAAAAATAATCCGCGAAGGCGCAATCGCAATAGAAGAACAAACCATAGCAGACATGGGGAAAACACATGAACTAAAAAGAAAATATGGAAGAGGCTACGAAAAAATAGATGTAAAAGGCAAAGTGGTCATACCAGGACTTGTGAACACACATCAGCATGCCGCCATGAGTTTACTACGAGGATACGCAGACGATTTGCCACTTCAGGAATGGCTTGAAAAATGGATATGGCCCATAGAAAAACACATGACACCCCACGACATTTACGTAGGCGCCTTGTTAACGGCGATTGAATCAATAATGGGTGGAACAACCACCGTCAACACAATGTATCATTATACGCCAGAAGAAAATGAAGCAAAAGCATTCGCTGATGCTGGTTTACGTGGCATAGTAGGGCATGTGTGTTTTTCGTGGAGAAAAAACGAAGACAAAAAAGCATTAGAAGATTTGGCAAAGAACTGGCACAACAAAGCAAATGGCACAATACGTGTCAGCGTTGACCCCCACGCGCCGTATACTGTAGACCCAGAATACATGAAAGAACTAAAAAAGATAAGAGAAACCCTAAATGAAAGGTATGGCTCGCGGGGCGCACCGGTAATTTGGCATATTCACGTTGCCGAAACAGAAGATGAAAAAGAAAAAATCCGCAGAACCTTTAATGTCAACGTAAAAAATGGAATCATGAAGTATTTGGACTCATTAGGAGTTTTAGATGAGCATGTCATTGCCGCGCATTGCGTGGCGCTAACAGATAGTGACATGAGAGTAATAAGTAGCAAAAATGTAAAAGTTTCCCATAACCCAATCTCAAATCTTAAACTTGCCTCGGGCATAAGCCCAGTCCCAAAAATGCTTGAGAAAAACATAACAGTTTCACTCGGCACCGACAGTCCTTGCTCAAATAACACTGCAGACATGTTTGAAGTTATGAAAACAACCGCTCTACTACACAAAGGAGTCAACAAAAATCCAACAGTAATGCCCGCCGGAAAAGTTCTGGAGATGGCAACAATAGAAGGAGCCAAAGCCCTCTCATGGGAAACGGAAATAGGCTCAATAGAAACCGGAAAAAAGGCAGATTTGGCAATTGTTAACATGGACAGCCCGCGTCTTTATCCAATCTACAACGAAGCAAGCCATCTGGTCTATGCTGCAAAAGCCTCAGATGTAGAAACAGTAATAATAAACGGAAAGATAGTAATGGAAAACAGAAAATTACTAACATTAAACGTTGAAAAAGTAATCGAAAAAGTGAAAAAAGCCAAAAACAAACTTCTTGAAAGATTAAACGCCAACGTTAAATAG
- a CDS encoding adenosylhomocysteinase — protein MGNFKVKDSTLASKGHLQIEWASKHMPVLNQIKKKFNKEKLFKGLTLGACLHVTKETAVLVDAFLAGGAKVALCGSNPLSTQDDVAAALAEKGVNVFAWRGQTTEEYYWCVEKVIDQQPMITLDDGADLVGTVHSKRTEALPNIKGGTEETTTGVLRLRAMEKTGALKYPIIAVNDAYTKYLFDNRYGTGQSTIDGILRATNILLAGKNFVICGYGWCSRGIAMRAQGMGANVIITEINPLRALEAAMDGLRVIPITEAAAIGDIFVTATGDINVIRKEHMQKMKDGAILANSGHFNVEINIKDLEELSTSKRNIRPNLEEYTLRDGRRLYLLAEGRLVNLAAAEGHPSEVMDMSFANQALCVEHLVKSEKMPPKVYLVPKEIDETVAKLKLDAMKIRIDELTNEQKEYLATWEMGTI, from the coding sequence ATGGGAAATTTCAAAGTAAAAGACTCAACTCTAGCTTCGAAAGGACATCTACAAATAGAATGGGCTTCAAAACATATGCCAGTCCTAAACCAAATAAAAAAGAAGTTCAACAAAGAGAAACTCTTCAAAGGCCTAACCCTAGGCGCATGCTTGCACGTGACGAAAGAAACCGCTGTTCTCGTTGATGCTTTTCTCGCTGGCGGAGCAAAAGTTGCGTTGTGCGGTTCCAACCCTCTTTCTACACAAGACGACGTAGCTGCAGCCCTGGCAGAAAAGGGCGTTAATGTTTTTGCATGGAGAGGACAGACAACTGAGGAATATTACTGGTGTGTTGAAAAGGTAATAGACCAGCAGCCTATGATAACGCTTGATGATGGAGCAGACCTTGTTGGGACAGTTCACAGCAAAAGAACAGAAGCATTACCAAACATTAAAGGCGGAACGGAAGAGACAACGACCGGTGTTCTAAGACTGCGGGCTATGGAGAAAACTGGTGCACTAAAATATCCAATTATAGCCGTGAATGACGCCTACACTAAATACTTATTCGACAACCGCTATGGAACAGGACAAAGCACAATAGATGGCATCCTCCGAGCAACAAACATTCTCCTAGCAGGCAAAAACTTCGTGATTTGCGGTTATGGATGGTGCTCAAGAGGAATTGCCATGAGAGCACAAGGAATGGGAGCTAACGTCATAATAACAGAAATAAACCCGCTCAGAGCACTTGAAGCCGCAATGGATGGACTACGCGTAATACCAATAACCGAAGCCGCCGCCATCGGCGACATATTCGTAACAGCCACAGGCGACATCAACGTCATAAGAAAAGAACACATGCAAAAGATGAAAGACGGCGCAATACTAGCCAACAGCGGACACTTCAACGTAGAAATAAACATAAAAGACCTAGAAGAGCTATCAACATCAAAAAGGAATATCAGACCAAACCTTGAAGAGTACACACTCAGAGACGGAAGAAGACTATATCTTCTAGCTGAAGGAAGACTCGTGAATTTAGCAGCGGCGGAAGGACATCCCTCAGAAGTCATGGACATGTCATTTGCAAACCAAGCTTTGTGCGTGGAACATTTAGTCAAAAGTGAAAAGATGCCGCCAAAAGTTTACTTGGTTCCAAAAGAAATAGACGAAACCGTGGCAAAACTGAAACTTGACGCAATGAAAATAAGAATAGACGAACTAACAAACGAGCAGAAAGAATATCTGGCAACATGGGAAATGGGAACGATATGA